The window CAAAGATGtcagcaaaaaaattttttttttttgtgacagagtgttgccctcggtagagtgctgtgttgtcacagctcacagcaacctccaactcctaggcttaggtgattctcttgcttagcctcatgagtagctgggactataggcacccgccacaatgcccagctaattttattgcagtttggttggggccaggttcaaacccaccacccttggtatatggggccagcaccctactcactgagccacgggcgccgcctagcaaaattgttttttttttttttttgtggtttttggccgggggtgggtttgaacccaccacctccggcatatgggaccggcgccctactccttgagccacaggtgccgcccatagtggttctctttttttttttttttttttttgtagagacagagtctcactttatggcccttggtagagtgccgtggcatcacacagctcacagcaacctccaactcctaggcttaagcaattctcttgcctcagcctcctgagcagctgggactacaggcgcctgccacaacacccggctatttttttttttggttgcattttggccagggccaggttcgaacccgccactctaggtatatggggctggcgccttaccaactgagccacaggcgccgcccgcaaaatTGTTTATCTGTCTGGATTAACCATCAGGACTAAAACAGAGCTAGACCTGTGTCTCACAAAGATGATTCTAGATGGAACagttatttaaatatgaaaaataaacaatgagcatattaataaatttaatatgcTTTAATAAAGCACATAATAAACTTCTGTGTTCTTGGGCTAAAAGGAGACCTTCTTATTCAAGTTAGAATATCTAGAAACCATAAGGAAAAAGATATCTATTTAAGCCAGGTGCAGTAgagcatgcctgtagttccagttactcgcTAAGCTgggcttgaggttaggagtttgagggTGTAGTCCACTATGCTTGCACCTGTGAATAGTCACTACacaccagcttgggcaacataacgagacatctctaaaaagaggaaagaaaaagatatgtaTATTTGACTATATAATAATTGCTGtatgacaaaacaaaaacttactATACATTAGGTCAACACAAAGATAGTGGGAAATAATGTTTGTTTCACATATGACTGAGGATTTACATCCTTGTTCCTGAAAAAGTCCTTACAAACTAGTAAGAAAAAGATGAtgcatggcgggcgcctgtagtcccagctactaggaaggctgaggcaagaaaatcactaaagcccaagagtttgaggttgctatgatgccacagcactccacagaggacaacaaagtaagactgcctcgatttaaaaaaaaaaatgattcagtaGAAAAGGGAggacaaaaaaatataaacaagcaATTCACAGAATAAGAACTTAAAATTTGCAGTAAACATGAAAGTATTTTGAACCTCTAggaagggaaatacaaattaaaataacagtaaaggtgggcacctgtagctcagtgagtaggaggcctgccccatatactgagagtggtgggttcaaacccagccccagccaaactgcaacaaaaaataaccgggcgttgtggtgggcgcctgtagtcccagctacctcaggaggctgaggcaagagaattgtttaagcccaagagctagaggttgctgtgagcggtgacgccatagcactctactgagggcgataaagtgcgactctgtctctaggaaaaaaaaaaaatcacagtaaaatacaatttttttttaaccctttagATTGGCAAAATGAAGGCAGTAATAAACAATGCTGGTGAAGATGTAGGGAAATGGACTGtcattcattgctggtgagaGTAAATTGCCACCATCAGTAATCTGCCAACGTCTATAAAAATTTAAGATGtctgagtggcgcctgtggctcaaaggagtatggtgccggccccatatgccggagttggagggttcaaacccagccccggccaaaaaaaaaaaaaatttaagatgtcTATAactttgatccagtaatcccactttGGGGAATATATACTGTAGAAAGAGAAGTTCACAGATATATAAACAGACAGATATTGAATTAAggtttatgggtggcgcctgtggcccaaaggggtaggtttgccggaggtggtgggttcaaacccagccctggcaaaaaaaaaataagaattaaggtTTAGTCATAAAATGGGTTATTTAGTTATTAAAACAGTattggttgggcatggtggctcacacctgtaatcctagcattctgggaggctggggtggaaggatcctttgagctcaggagtttgagaccagcctgagcaagagcaagaccttctctttactaaatatagaaaaattaggccaggtacaattggctcatgcctataatcctagcactctgggaggccaggtggaaggatcccttgaactcaagagttcaagaccagtctgagcaaaagcaagaccccatctctacagaaaatagaaaaacaagtggATGTCATAGTTTATGcccatagccccagctacttaggaggttgaggcaggaggatcatttgagccttggagtttaaggttgcagagAACTCTAATGATGCTACTactttctacccagggtgacagaggaagattctgtcttaaaaaagaaaaaaagtgagctgggaggctgaggcatgtggatgacctgagctcacaggttcaagaccagcctgagccagaggaagacctcatctctaaaaatagcaaggccttgtggcgggcacctatagacccagctacttgggaggctgaggcaagagaattgcttgagtccaacagttggaggttggtgtgagctatgataccacagcactctaccgagggtaacaaagtaagactctgtctcaaaaaaaaaaaaaaagagaactgggtggcacctgtggctcaaaggagtagggcgcccgccccatataccagaggtggcgggttcaaaaccagccctggccaaaaactgtaaaaaaaaaaaaaagagaactatctGTTGACTAGTGGAATGTTCAAAGAACTATTGAGAAAAGCAAGTTACAAATTAAGGCACATGCACATGTTTATAATATGAAGGCATTTTTGTAATAACAGGAACAAAAGCATTTATGTTACGAGCATGAAAAGGgatgttaacatttattttctcagttggGATTGACGGGTTTgagaagaaaatcattaacttgtTCTTTATATGTcttttcattgattctttttttttttttgtgatttttggccagggctgggtttgaacccaccacctccggcatatgggactggcgccctactccttgagccacaggcgccgcccctttgcATTGATTCTTAAGTTATAATAAGCatataatttggaaaaatttaataagaaaaatataaacaggaGTACTCCtcaaggttgttgtgaagattagtTGAGATAATATTAGATCCATTAAGCTCTTGGCATGGTGCTTGGTATTTATATACAGATTTAgctgtatggtttttttttttttgtagagacagagtcttacttaattgcccttggtagagtgccgtggcatcacacagctcacagcaacctccaactcctaggcttaggcgattctcttgcctcagcctcccaagtagctgggactacaggtgcccaccacaatgcctggctattttttgttgcagtttggccagggccaggtttgaacccgccacgcttggtatatggggccggcaccctatctacagagccagaggtgccgcccaGTGCTTGGTATTTAAAATGTACTCAGTGGGCAGGTgagatggctcacacttgtaatctggtggatagcctgagctcaggaattcaagaccagtctgagtaagggcaagaccctgtctctactaaaaatagaaaaactaggtgggtattgtggtgggtgcctataattccagctacttgtgaggctgagacaagagaatcgcttgagcccaagagtttgaggttgctatgagctatgatgccatggcactctacctagggcgacaaagtgagactctgtcgcaaataaataaataaaataagaagtgctcagtaggcttggcgcctgtggctcaagcagctaaggcaccagccacatacatctgagctggtaggtttgaatccagaccagtcccgccaaacaacaatgacggttgcaaccaaaaaatagctgggtgttgaggcgggcacctgtagtcccagcttcttgggaggcagaggcaaaagaatcgcttgagcccaggagttggaggttgctgtgagctgtgatgccactgcactgtacccaaggcaacagcttgaggctctgtctcaaaaaaaaaaaaagaagtgctcaGTAACCATTAGCTGTTCTTTGTTCTTCTCTTCTTACTCCAGCAATCTGGGAGAGCCCTGCTTATCTTCCCAGATGCACTGGAGATCTTTTGAGCAGAAGACAAAAACTTCTCCTTAGTGACTTCTCAAAATGAGGTGGGGGGGGTTCTCAAAGCTGAGGGTTCTTAAGTAGAACCCTGTATGTGTTTCAGGGTTCCCTTAGGattatattcataatttttatgtatttgtatagATTTCAGGGAATAAAGGCTGTGGCTTTCATTAGATTATTAAAGAGGTCTATGATCCGAAAAAGCATCTTCCCATCTCTAGAGTGATACTGACTCTTATCCTCACAGCATTGACTTGGGGAAGGCAAATGAACCCAACCATGTGGAGCTGGGGCGCAAGGATGATGCCAAGGTTCACAAGATGTTCCTGGACCATACTGGTAAGTGATGGTGGAGATCTGAGGGGGGGTCCATGGGTATGTCACTGCCTGGGTGGGCCGGGTCTGAGAGTtgttggggaggggaggaggctgcAGATGGAAATGGCAGGGTCCACTAGAGTGCCATGCTCTCCCCACTCTAGGCTCTCACCTGCTGATTGCTCTGAGCAGCACCGAGGTCCTCTATGTGAACCGAAATGGACAGAAGGTACGTCCACTAGCACGCTGGAAGGGGCAGCTAGTGGAGAGTGTAGGTTGGAACAAGGCACTGGGCACTGAGAGCAGCACAGGCCCCATTCTGGTTGGGACTGCCCAAGGCCAGATCTTCGAAGCAGAGCTCTCAGCCAGCGAGGGTGGGCTTTTTGGCCCTGCCCCAGATCTCTACTTCCGCCCACTGTATGTGCTAAATGAAGAAGTGGGTCCAGCACCTGTGTGCTCACTGGAGGCCGAGCGCGGCCCTGATGGGCGTGGCTTTGTTATAGCCACCACTCGACAGCGCCTCTTCCAGTTCATAGGTCGGGCTGCAGAGGGGCCTGAGGCCCAGGGCTTCTCAGGGCTTTTTGCAGCCTACACAGACCACCCGCCCCCATTCCGTGAATTTCCCAGCAACCTAGGCTACAGCGAGTTGGCCTTCTACACCCCTAAGCTGCGCTCTGCGCCCCGGGCCTTTGCCTGGATGATGGGGGATGGCGTGTTGTATGGTGCATTGGACTGTGGGCGTCCTGACTCCCTGCTCAGCGAGGAACGAGTCTGGGAGTACCCAGAGGGGGTAGGTCCTGGGGCCAGCCCACCCCTAGCCATCGTTTTGACCCAGTTCCacttcctgctgctgctggcaGACCGAGTGGAGGCAGTGTGCACACTGACCGGGCAGGTGGTGCTGCGGGATCACTTCCTGGAGAAGTTTGGGCCCCTGAAGCACATGGTGAAGGACACCTCCACAGGCCAGCTGTGGGCCTACACCGAGCGGGCTGTCTTTCGCTACCACGTGCAGCGGGAGTCCCGGGATGTCTGGCGTACCTACCTGGACATGAACCGCTTTGATCTGGCCAAAGAGTACTGTCGAGAGCGTCCTGATTGCCTGGACACAGTCCTGGCTCGGGAGGCTGATTTCTGTTTTCGCCAGCGTCGCTACTTGGAGAGTGCCCGCTGCTACGCCCTGACCCAGAGCTACTTTGAGGAGATTGCCCTCAAATTCTTGGAGGCTCGACAGGAGGAGGCTCTGGCTGAGTTTCTACAGCGAAAACTGGCTGGTTTGAAGCCAGCTGAGCGTACCCAGGCCACACTGCTGACCACCTGGTTGACAGAGCTCTACCTGAGCAGGCTCGGGGCTCTGCAGGGTGACCCAGAGGCCTTGACCCTCTATCGGGAAACACGGGAACGCTTTCGTGACTTCCTGAGCAGCCCCCGCCACAAGGAGTGGCTCTTTGCCAGCCGGGCCTCTATCCATGAACTGCTTGCCAGTCATGGGGACACTGAGCACATGGTGTACTTTGCAGTGATCATGCAGGACTACGAGCGTGTGGTGGCATACCACTGCCAACACGAGGCCTACGAAGAGGCCCTGGTTGTGCTTGCCCGCCACCGTGACCCCCAGCTCTTCTATAAGTTCTCACCTATCCTCATCCGTCACATCCCCCGCCAGCTGGTAGATGCCTGGATTGAGATGGGCAGCCGGCTGGATGCCCGGCAGCTCATCCCTGCCCTGGTGAACTATAGCCAGGGTGGTGAGGCCCAGCAGGTGAGCCAGGCTATCCGCTACATGGAGTTCTGTGTGAACGTGCTCGGGGAGACAGAGCAGGCCATTCACAACTACCTACTGTCTCTGTATGCCCGTGGCCAGCCAACCTCACTGCTGGCCTACCTtgagcaggctggggccagcccACACCGGGTGCATTATGACCTCAAGTATGCGCTGCGGCTCTGTGCTGAGCATGGCCGCCATCGTGCTTGTGTCCATGTCTACAAGGTCCTGGAGCTGTATGAGGAGGCTGTGGACCTGGCCCTACAGGTAAGCTGGCAAGTCTTGATCCCAGCTAGGAGAGGGACCTGGAAAGTAGTCGCTTTAGATGCCAAaagacttgggggtggggggttgtggCAAGAGGATCCTGGCTTGTCTTGCAGAGAGGTGCTATAGTAGAAAGGTTAAGAGCATGGACTCTGAAGTCAGAGTCTGGATTTTGGCTTTGCCGCTTACTAAGCTAGGTAACCTTGGGCTAGTTTCTGAACCTCTCTGCCTCAGATTATTCAGCCACACAATGGAGGTTAATTTATAGTACTTTTACCTCCTAGGCTTAAATAAAGGACTATATATGAAAATCACTCAGATCATACATGTTAGCGCAAGGGGAAGGCTGATTGCAAAAGGGAAGATGCTAAGTTAtaagttatttttctcaaatcatGAATTGTTACCTGCCTTATGGAGCACGGAAAGGCTAGGTGACATGCAAATTCCTAGACCTAAGTACAGGTCTCACTGAACCAGAATGTCTGAGGATGGAGCTCAAAAATCTATATTTCGAATATGTTCCCCAAGTGGTTTTTAACTTTGGAGCCCTGCTACTATAAGTAGCTTTTATATAGCTGTGACAGGGACAGGCCCATTACTGGCCCTCCTGCTTCCACGAATGCTGGGCAACTTGCCTTGGGGCATTTCTCTGGCATCTGTCTGTTCCCATAGCTTCTGTTGTGGGTGAGGAGGAGCTTAACCCTAATACCTCGCTTTCCCCACAGGTAGACGTGGATTTGGCCAAGCAATGTGCAGACCTGCCTGAGGAGGATGAGGAACTGCGCAAGAAGCTGTGGCTAAAGATTGCACGGCATGTGGTGCAGGAGGAGGAAGATGTGCAGACAGCCATGGCTTGCCTGGCCAGCTGCCCCCTGCTCAAGATTGAGGATGTGCTgcccttttttcctgattttgtaaCCATCGACCACTTCAAGGAGGCCATCTGCAGCTCGCTTAAGGCCTACAACCACCACATCCAGGAGCTGCAGCGGGAGATGGAAGAGGCCACAGCCAGCGCCCAGCGCATCCGACGAGATCTACAGGAGCTGAGGGGTCGCTATGGCACTGTGGAGCCCCAGGACAAATGCGCCACCTGCGACTTCCCCCTGCTCAATCGCCCTTTTTACCTCTTCCTCTGTGGCCACATGTTCCACGCTGACTGTCTGCTGCAGGCTGTGTGGCCGGGCCTGCCTGCCTACAAGCAGGCCCGGCTGGAGGAGCTGCAGCGAAAGCTGGGGGCTGCCCAACTCCCAGCCAAGGGCTCTGCCCGGGCCAAGGAGGCTGATGGTGGGGCTGCCACTGGGGGGCCCAGCCGGGAACAGCTCAAAGCTGACCTTGATGAACTGGTGGCCGCTGAGTGTGTGTACTGTGGGGAGCTGATGATCCGCTCTATTGATCGGCCCTTCATTGACCCCCAACGCTACGAGGAGGAGCATCTCAGTTGGCTGTAGGAAGATGTCACTGATGGAATGGGAGCAGCTACCTGACTCCTCTTGGAAAAGCCATTCCCTAGTCTGTGCTCATTTCTCTTGTGATTGCTGGACTGTGACCACATGGAGGGAGTAGAATTAGAGCTGTTGTCTGT is drawn from Nycticebus coucang isolate mNycCou1 chromosome 6, mNycCou1.pri, whole genome shotgun sequence and contains these coding sequences:
- the VPS18 gene encoding vacuolar protein sorting-associated protein 18 homolog, with translation MASILDEYEDSLSRSAVLQPGCPSVGIPHSGYVNAQLEKEVPIFTKQRIDFTPSERITSLVVSSNQLCMSLGKDTLLRIDLGKANEPNHVELGRKDDAKVHKMFLDHTGSHLLIALSSTEVLYVNRNGQKVRPLARWKGQLVESVGWNKALGTESSTGPILVGTAQGQIFEAELSASEGGLFGPAPDLYFRPLYVLNEEVGPAPVCSLEAERGPDGRGFVIATTRQRLFQFIGRAAEGPEAQGFSGLFAAYTDHPPPFREFPSNLGYSELAFYTPKLRSAPRAFAWMMGDGVLYGALDCGRPDSLLSEERVWEYPEGVGPGASPPLAIVLTQFHFLLLLADRVEAVCTLTGQVVLRDHFLEKFGPLKHMVKDTSTGQLWAYTERAVFRYHVQRESRDVWRTYLDMNRFDLAKEYCRERPDCLDTVLAREADFCFRQRRYLESARCYALTQSYFEEIALKFLEARQEEALAEFLQRKLAGLKPAERTQATLLTTWLTELYLSRLGALQGDPEALTLYRETRERFRDFLSSPRHKEWLFASRASIHELLASHGDTEHMVYFAVIMQDYERVVAYHCQHEAYEEALVVLARHRDPQLFYKFSPILIRHIPRQLVDAWIEMGSRLDARQLIPALVNYSQGGEAQQVSQAIRYMEFCVNVLGETEQAIHNYLLSLYARGQPTSLLAYLEQAGASPHRVHYDLKYALRLCAEHGRHRACVHVYKVLELYEEAVDLALQVDVDLAKQCADLPEEDEELRKKLWLKIARHVVQEEEDVQTAMACLASCPLLKIEDVLPFFPDFVTIDHFKEAICSSLKAYNHHIQELQREMEEATASAQRIRRDLQELRGRYGTVEPQDKCATCDFPLLNRPFYLFLCGHMFHADCLLQAVWPGLPAYKQARLEELQRKLGAAQLPAKGSARAKEADGGAATGGPSREQLKADLDELVAAECVYCGELMIRSIDRPFIDPQRYEEEHLSWL